In the genome of Paenibacillus pabuli, one region contains:
- a CDS encoding peptidase U32 family protein yields the protein MSTKHELLVTAANVKEAEVLLQAGADALLIGDDRFGMRLPGSFSVEETAEVVAVAAKHQARVYVSMNNLMSNELLKELPEYVQALGKIGVHGVEFNDPSVLAAIKEYAPHIQLHWNAEMTSTNYATANYWGTKGASRVVLARELNMDELTEMVPFLKVEAQVQVHGMTNIYHSKRNLVQSYMSHQGRPVEGHLGKERGLFLIEAERRDEKFPIYEDVNGTHIMSSEDICILEDLHLLMEAGVHSFKIEGMLKPLAYNEAVVRAYRIALDSYAADADAYAFCEEWLDEVRQLQDPERELSFGFFYKEQVY from the coding sequence ATGAGTACGAAACATGAACTGCTCGTTACGGCGGCAAATGTGAAAGAGGCAGAAGTGCTGCTCCAAGCAGGAGCAGATGCTTTGTTAATTGGGGATGATCGCTTCGGCATGCGTCTTCCCGGCAGCTTCAGTGTGGAAGAAACAGCAGAGGTTGTTGCCGTTGCAGCGAAACATCAGGCTCGTGTATATGTGTCTATGAACAATCTGATGTCCAACGAACTGCTAAAGGAATTGCCTGAATATGTTCAAGCACTGGGGAAAATCGGTGTTCATGGTGTTGAATTCAACGACCCATCTGTGCTAGCTGCTATTAAGGAGTATGCTCCGCATATCCAGCTGCACTGGAACGCTGAGATGACATCAACCAACTATGCAACGGCCAACTATTGGGGGACCAAAGGCGCGAGTCGTGTCGTGCTTGCTCGGGAGCTGAATATGGACGAGCTGACAGAGATGGTCCCATTTCTGAAGGTGGAGGCCCAGGTTCAGGTGCATGGCATGACGAACATATATCATTCCAAACGAAATCTGGTGCAAAGTTATATGTCCCATCAAGGTCGTCCTGTAGAGGGACACTTGGGTAAAGAGCGTGGTTTGTTTCTGATCGAGGCTGAACGCCGAGATGAGAAGTTCCCGATCTATGAAGATGTGAACGGGACTCATATTATGAGTTCGGAGGATATCTGTATTCTCGAAGATCTCCATCTGTTAATGGAGGCCGGGGTACACAGCTTCAAAATCGAAGGCATGTTAAAACCGCTTGCGTATAACGAAGCTGTTGTACGTGCATACCGTATAGCTCTGGATAGTTATGCGGCAGATGCCGATGCTTATGCATTTTGTGAAGAATGGCTGGACGAAGTTCGTCAATTGCAGGACCCTGAACGGGAGTTGTCGTTTGGATTTTTCTATAAAGAACAGGTGTATTAA
- a CDS encoding methyl-accepting chemotaxis protein encodes MGLVQKKQKDSGEELTTPEKVKPEKVQKVKKEKGVKSKTGDASSRKSSTLGSGKLKSGWSKTKDQLKKQNWKKVGGTTLEQIKKANPIKSVGVKLFLIFFAGIMIFVVSLGLLSYAKAKNTIENNASRSNQETIEQTKQKMDIILERFVDTSTQIFFDPEMQSLLQKMSDKNLSAYDTFVNSSSINKQLSNIAFTNKSMEAIYLVPTDETRSTMGTGGSSSSMGDIRNEAWYDELVQAGGYRWLPTEVKEDGSASTFRIARSMKNLQGTTQSYVLIIELKLEVLEQQLKSLDLGEGAILQLIAPDNKVVASTIADRTGKDTDLGFIKELKEKSGSINTEYTMDGNSTNMLASYSTMDTSDWKLIGMVPTSILVKDAKGILTLTLWMALVDAAIAVLIGIWMVRMIARPMGKLKDLMQEGAKGNLKVRTPFTSKDEIGQLSAAFNLMMEQITKLVEQTNRSAQEVLDTASELSSASKKTAVSASEIAVATEEIAGGASSLATEAERGNELTDNISRQMESVVNANEQMGDSARHVEKSSQTGTQHLNQLMTKTQKTEEMIGALVNKVDSLKESTSSVLKVLDVMQNITKQTNILSLNATIEAARAGTAGRGFMVVANEVRQLAEQSRQSIDMVGDITDKIMTEMNETVDQLSAAYPLFKEQMDAVKDTNVIFASVQQQMGAFVESLSMVTGSIGELNQSQGTLSEAMSNVSAVAEQSSATSQEVASLSSEQQNISNQLVNLSAKLENVSTELKDTLSRFTV; translated from the coding sequence ATGGGATTGGTTCAAAAGAAGCAGAAAGACAGTGGGGAAGAATTGACAACACCCGAGAAGGTTAAGCCCGAGAAAGTTCAGAAAGTGAAGAAAGAAAAAGGTGTTAAAAGCAAGACAGGGGATGCTTCAAGCAGAAAATCTTCTACGTTAGGCTCAGGTAAGCTGAAGTCGGGGTGGAGCAAGACAAAGGACCAGTTGAAAAAGCAGAACTGGAAAAAAGTTGGGGGAACAACGCTAGAGCAGATTAAGAAGGCCAATCCGATTAAATCGGTAGGCGTTAAGCTGTTTTTGATCTTTTTTGCGGGAATCATGATCTTTGTCGTTAGTTTGGGTCTATTATCCTATGCTAAAGCCAAGAATACGATTGAGAATAATGCATCCCGGTCAAATCAGGAAACCATTGAACAGACTAAACAAAAAATGGACATTATTCTAGAGCGGTTTGTAGATACATCCACACAAATTTTCTTCGATCCGGAAATGCAGTCCTTGCTTCAGAAGATGTCTGATAAGAATTTGTCCGCATATGATACGTTTGTGAATTCAAGCTCCATCAACAAACAATTATCGAATATTGCTTTTACGAATAAATCAATGGAAGCGATTTATCTTGTGCCTACAGACGAAACAAGGTCTACCATGGGCACAGGTGGCAGCAGTTCTTCCATGGGCGATATTCGTAATGAGGCCTGGTACGATGAGTTGGTTCAAGCAGGCGGATACCGCTGGCTTCCAACAGAAGTCAAAGAGGATGGCAGCGCATCAACGTTCCGAATTGCCCGTTCAATGAAGAACCTGCAAGGGACAACCCAGTCCTATGTGTTAATCATTGAATTAAAATTGGAAGTGCTGGAGCAGCAATTGAAGTCTCTCGACTTGGGTGAAGGCGCAATCCTCCAACTCATTGCTCCGGACAATAAGGTTGTAGCTTCAACGATTGCTGATCGTACAGGGAAAGATACGGATTTGGGATTTATAAAAGAGTTAAAAGAAAAATCCGGCAGCATAAATACAGAGTATACGATGGATGGAAATTCAACCAATATGCTGGCGTCATACAGCACCATGGATACATCTGATTGGAAACTGATCGGGATGGTTCCAACTTCTATCCTGGTGAAAGATGCCAAGGGTATTCTGACATTGACTTTATGGATGGCATTGGTTGATGCCGCTATTGCGGTACTAATCGGTATTTGGATGGTTCGCATGATTGCCCGCCCTATGGGTAAATTGAAAGATCTCATGCAAGAAGGAGCAAAAGGGAATCTTAAAGTGCGTACACCATTTACCTCCAAGGATGAGATTGGTCAATTATCGGCTGCATTCAATCTCATGATGGAGCAAATTACGAAGCTGGTGGAACAAACCAACCGTTCTGCACAGGAAGTATTGGATACCGCTTCTGAGCTGAGCAGTGCATCCAAGAAAACTGCAGTTTCCGCTTCCGAGATTGCAGTAGCCACGGAAGAAATTGCAGGTGGAGCGAGCAGTCTGGCAACAGAAGCGGAGCGCGGTAATGAATTGACCGACAACATCTCCCGTCAGATGGAGAGTGTGGTTAACGCGAACGAACAAATGGGTGATTCAGCCCGTCACGTAGAGAAGTCCAGTCAGACAGGTACACAGCATCTGAATCAGTTGATGACCAAAACACAGAAGACTGAAGAAATGATCGGTGCGTTGGTAAACAAGGTAGATTCCTTGAAGGAGAGTACGTCTTCCGTTCTTAAGGTGCTTGATGTTATGCAGAATATTACCAAACAAACGAACATACTCTCCTTGAATGCAACTATTGAAGCCGCTCGTGCCGGTACGGCTGGACGCGGATTCATGGTGGTAGCGAATGAGGTTCGCCAGTTGGCTGAACAATCCAGACAGTCCATTGATATGGTCGGCGACATTACAGACAAAATTATGACCGAAATGAATGAGACGGTGGATCAATTGTCTGCAGCTTATCCGTTATTTAAAGAACAGATGGATGCCGTGAAAGATACCAACGTCATATTTGCTTCAGTACAGCAGCAAATGGGTGCGTTTGTTGAGAGCCTGAGCATGGTTACTGGTTCCATCGGAGAATTGAATCAATCTCAAGGTACGTTGTCGGAAGCGATGAGTAATGTCAGCGCAGTAGCTGAACAGTCTTCTGCAACGTCCCAGGAAGTTGCCTCCTTAAGCAGTGAACAACAAAATATCAGCAACCAACTGGTGAATTTGTCTGCTAAACTGGAGAATGTGTCGACAGAATTGAAAGATACTTTGTCTCGCTTTACAGTCTAA
- a CDS encoding peptidase U32 family protein codes for METVAVQRKFSGKRNRLDKPELLAPAGNLEKLKFAIHYGADAVYIGGQAYGLRSNADNFSFEEMREGVEFAKKYGAKVFVATNIYAHNEDIEGIQAYLQNLYDAGIAAIIVADPAIIEVAQRAVPGLEVHLSTQQSTLNWQAVKFWKDEGLPRVVLGRETSFEEIEEIKANVDIEIEAFIHGAMCSSYSGRCVLSNHFTDRDSNRGGCCQSCRWKYDLFEDVREGTVWVSEEEMQMQAPAPFKLGENQLPLFQEQDNAFSMGSKDLCMIGHIPELIDVGVDSFKIEGRMKSIHYVATVVNVYRQAIDSYMADPENYVLKPEWVEEMNKAANRPLNTGFFYDTPDHEDHIYEPEEKAVPYDFAGLVMDYDAATGMATIQQRNHFKPGQEIEFFGPGGTFFKQVVGELQDEAGNILDAARHPLQRVKMKVDQPVSYFDMMRKKK; via the coding sequence ATGGAAACAGTGGCGGTACAGCGGAAGTTCTCGGGTAAACGTAACCGTCTGGACAAACCGGAGCTGCTTGCTCCGGCGGGCAATCTGGAAAAACTTAAATTTGCAATCCACTATGGTGCAGATGCTGTGTATATCGGTGGACAGGCTTATGGACTCCGTTCCAACGCGGATAACTTTAGCTTTGAAGAAATGCGTGAAGGTGTAGAATTTGCCAAAAAATATGGAGCCAAAGTTTTCGTGGCCACTAATATTTACGCGCACAATGAAGATATTGAAGGAATTCAAGCGTATTTGCAAAACTTGTATGATGCAGGAATTGCAGCTATTATCGTAGCAGATCCAGCAATTATTGAAGTGGCTCAACGTGCCGTACCAGGTCTGGAAGTGCATTTGAGTACACAACAATCAACTCTGAACTGGCAGGCTGTGAAGTTCTGGAAGGATGAAGGCCTTCCACGCGTGGTCCTTGGTCGTGAGACGAGCTTTGAGGAAATCGAAGAAATCAAGGCCAACGTGGATATCGAGATCGAAGCCTTTATTCATGGAGCGATGTGCTCGTCCTATTCCGGACGGTGTGTGTTGTCCAATCATTTTACGGATCGGGATTCCAACCGGGGTGGTTGCTGCCAATCCTGCCGCTGGAAGTATGATCTCTTTGAAGATGTTCGGGAAGGTACCGTATGGGTCAGCGAAGAAGAAATGCAAATGCAGGCACCTGCACCATTCAAACTGGGAGAGAATCAATTACCCCTATTCCAGGAGCAAGACAATGCTTTTTCCATGGGTTCGAAGGATCTGTGCATGATTGGGCATATTCCTGAGCTGATTGATGTCGGTGTGGATAGTTTCAAAATCGAAGGTCGCATGAAGTCAATTCACTATGTGGCAACTGTAGTTAACGTATATCGTCAGGCCATCGATTCTTATATGGCTGATCCGGAGAATTATGTATTGAAGCCTGAGTGGGTAGAGGAAATGAACAAGGCAGCGAATCGTCCGCTCAATACCGGATTTTTCTATGATACACCGGATCATGAGGATCACATCTATGAACCGGAAGAAAAAGCGGTACCTTACGACTTTGCCGGATTGGTTATGGACTATGATGCGGCTACAGGAATGGCGACCATTCAACAGCGCAATCATTTCAAACCGGGACAGGAGATTGAATTTTTCGGTCCGGGAGGCACCTTTTTCAAGCAGGTTGTTGGAGAACTGCAGGATGAAGCTGGAAATATCCTCGATGCAGCCCGTCACCCGTTACAGCGTGTAAAAATGAAGGTAGATCAACCTGTTTCCTACTTTGATATGATGAGAAAAAAGAAGTAG
- a CDS encoding peptidoglycan D,D-transpeptidase FtsI family protein, with translation MHVQLKRRIYVACIFLTGLFVLLMIRLAWVQVIQIDRTMPGFQRTVREMSVLQRERGVVLDTGRGQFADYKGRPLTGKLEWGLVLFPHLDQSSHSYPSTMANSEVKELAALLHTDVKSLQKEWNQGNAPHFWTAGANHPITLTDSQIVRLRKLKAEGASVYPLMTRYEQAVTGMQWLGYIAEQPGFMNAQLAHKNEVKQPFAMKTGAAGLERTLEPLLMGIGPTLLTRMVTGSGEVIPEIQPRVIAPSNTHYPLQAETTINIDLQQGIEKMVKKSGMKEGAIVVLDAASADVRVMVSAPFYDPQHVDPKQTAWANRAVQGAVPGSIFKIVTAAAALEYEAVSKGETFHCGGEWGKYGLSCWKEHGHGTLNLEQGFAESCNIVFAETARRLSMKQLERTADALGLARPIGWEGEQVAGIPILQHFDHEDAGRVRLPFISPHDEGAKIQTAIGQRDVLVTPLQAANLIVTLLHEGKVSAPRLVQRIRYADGDTMLNMPLHDSPSSAGRISPATAHQLLSWMKKVVRDGTGKSLQHARWQLAGKSGTAQVQQHGEKRNHQWFIGYGPAEQPQYAVAVLVQNVAPSSRHQATEMFRKVMDYLAESS, from the coding sequence ATGCATGTACAACTGAAGCGGCGGATTTACGTTGCATGTATTTTTCTTACAGGTTTATTTGTTTTGCTAATGATTCGTTTGGCTTGGGTTCAGGTCATTCAAATCGATCGTACGATGCCAGGATTTCAACGTACCGTTCGTGAGATGTCCGTGTTGCAGCGAGAGCGAGGAGTGGTGCTGGATACGGGACGAGGACAGTTTGCCGATTATAAGGGGCGGCCCTTGACAGGCAAGCTGGAGTGGGGGTTGGTCCTTTTCCCGCATCTGGATCAATCAAGTCATTCATATCCATCCACGATGGCGAATTCGGAAGTTAAGGAATTGGCAGCCCTCTTGCATACCGATGTGAAATCGTTACAAAAGGAATGGAATCAAGGAAACGCACCACATTTCTGGACAGCAGGTGCCAACCATCCAATCACGTTGACAGATTCTCAGATTGTTCGCCTTCGTAAATTGAAGGCAGAGGGAGCAAGTGTATATCCCCTTATGACACGGTATGAACAAGCCGTTACGGGCATGCAATGGCTGGGTTATATTGCTGAACAGCCTGGATTTATGAATGCACAATTGGCTCACAAAAATGAGGTGAAGCAGCCTTTTGCCATGAAAACTGGAGCAGCCGGTCTGGAAAGAACATTGGAACCTTTGTTGATGGGCATTGGACCTACCCTCCTAACACGTATGGTCACAGGTTCAGGTGAGGTTATTCCAGAAATTCAGCCGCGCGTCATTGCACCTTCCAATACACACTATCCATTGCAGGCGGAGACGACAATCAATATCGATTTACAGCAAGGGATAGAGAAGATGGTGAAGAAGTCTGGAATGAAGGAAGGAGCAATCGTTGTCCTGGATGCGGCCAGTGCAGACGTACGTGTGATGGTTTCCGCGCCGTTCTATGATCCCCAGCATGTAGACCCTAAGCAAACGGCCTGGGCGAATCGTGCCGTGCAGGGAGCAGTTCCAGGTTCCATATTCAAAATCGTTACAGCAGCGGCCGCGCTGGAATATGAGGCTGTATCTAAAGGGGAGACGTTCCATTGTGGTGGCGAGTGGGGGAAATATGGCCTGTCCTGCTGGAAGGAGCATGGGCATGGGACATTGAATCTGGAGCAAGGGTTTGCCGAGTCCTGCAATATTGTATTCGCAGAAACTGCTCGTCGTCTTAGTATGAAGCAGCTGGAACGTACGGCAGATGCTTTGGGATTAGCACGTCCGATTGGCTGGGAGGGAGAGCAGGTCGCAGGAATACCGATTCTGCAACATTTTGATCATGAGGACGCAGGAAGAGTAAGATTGCCATTCATTTCTCCACACGATGAAGGGGCCAAGATACAGACGGCTATCGGTCAGCGAGACGTTCTGGTGACTCCATTGCAAGCGGCCAATCTGATCGTTACTCTCTTGCATGAGGGGAAGGTGAGTGCTCCACGACTCGTTCAGCGTATCAGGTATGCCGACGGTGATACGATGTTGAATATGCCGCTGCATGATTCACCTTCGTCAGCGGGACGAATCTCACCAGCTACAGCGCATCAGTTGTTGTCCTGGATGAAGAAAGTGGTCCGTGACGGAACGGGAAAATCCCTGCAACATGCGCGGTGGCAGTTGGCAGGGAAGTCAGGTACAGCACAGGTACAGCAGCACGGAGAGAAACGCAACCATCAATGGTTCATCGGATATGGTCCTGCGGAACAACCCCAATATGCTGTAGCAGTCCTTGTCCAAAATGTTGCTCCAAGCAGCCGTCATCAAGCGACGGAGATGTTCAGGAAAGTGATGGATTACTTGGCTGAATCGTCATGA